From a single Oreochromis niloticus isolate F11D_XX linkage group LG3, O_niloticus_UMD_NMBU, whole genome shotgun sequence genomic region:
- the LOC100697620 gene encoding uncharacterized protein LOC100697620 yields the protein MTPAKFVFYLTCLFLGKLVQKTHLQPQASVNQEKDFILADVGENVSLHCFYEGDDSAWILWYKQILGQKPRLISTFYVYDTKITFHDEFQNNPRFTLDTKNRRNNLNISDLKINDSATYYCACSYRFVLTFAEGTIVKVREAGLKNPALVQQSPSETVQPGGSVTLNCTVHTGTCDEEHSVYWFKETEASRPGLIYTYGGKNDYCRTKTNPQADACIYNLPMKDLNLSHAGTYYCAVDSCGHIVFGNGTRLDLSREADFLVLVYYLSGALAFSTILVLLLVFSVCKTIKRNNCLCPESHAQLPTPSTANSEACQDADSLHYAALSAKQLNRSRRQKDNTKSECVYSSIKQ from the exons ATGACACCTGCAAAGTTTGTCTTTTATCTGACATGTTTGTTCCTGGGGAAATTGG TCCAGAAGACCCATCTGCAACCACAGGCATCTGTTAATCAAGAAAAAGATTTTATCTTAGCTGATGTTGGAGAAAATGTGAGTTTGCATTGTTTCTATGAAGGTGACGATTCAGCGTGGATCTTGTGGTATAAGCAAATTCTGGGACAGAAACCGAGGCTAATCTCTACCTTCTACGTGTACGATACAAAAATCACTTTTCATGATGAATTCCAGAACAATCCACGGTTTACACTGGatacaaaaaacagaagaaataacTTGAACATTTCAGATTTGAAAATCAATGACTCAGCTACTTACTACTGTGCATGCAGCTATAGATTTGTGTTAACTTTTGCAGAGGGTACCATTGTCAAAGTAAGGGAGGCAGGTTTGAAAAACCCAGCTTTAGTCCAGCAGTCACCATCTGAGACCGTCCAGCCAGGAGGCTCTGTGACTCTGAACTGCACAGTACACACTGGGACCTGTGATGAAGAACACAGTGTTTACTGGTTCAAAGAAACAGAAGCATCTCGTCCAGGACTGATTTATACTTATGGAGGCAAAAATGATTATTGTAGGACGAAAACTAACCCACAAGCAGACGCCTGTATCTACAACCTGCCAATGAAGGATCTGAATCTGTCTCATGCTGGGACCTACTACTGTGCTGTTGATTCATGTGGACACATAGTGTTTGGAAACGGGACCAGATTGGATCTTAGCC GTGAGGCAGATTTTCTTGTCTTGGTGTACTACTTGAGTGGAGCTTTGGCATTCAGTACCATCCTGGTTCTCCTACTGGTTTTCTCAGTATGCAAGACAATCAAGAGAAACAACTGCCTTTGCCCAG AGTCTCATGCACAATTACCAACTCCTTCAACAGCAAATTCAGAG GCTTGTCAAGATGCAGACAGCCTCCATTATGCAGCTTTAAGTGCTAAGCAACTTAACAGATCaagaagacagaaagacaacaccaagagtgaatgtgtgtactccAGCATAAAGCAGTAA
- the LOC102081666 gene encoding uncharacterized protein LOC102081666 isoform X1 yields the protein MTPPKLVFYLTCLFLVEFAQMNHLKQPRNLHQEKGFVSAKVGDALILRCVHDSDATTYYWYKQQLGQKLQLIANTYKFDKNGTFYDEFKDNPRFTLETKVGINYLQISNIQITDTATYFCASGLSYMFEFGEGTKVIVKSQGLSIKALVQQSASETIQPGGSVTLNCTVHTGTCDGERSIYWFKKTEESQHPGLIYTHGGGNDQCERKTQTQTNTCVYTLPMNGLNLSHAGTYYCAVASCGHILFGKGTKLDFEREVESWRLVYFLGGALIVIMILSGFLAFLICKMNGRNCCQYSESHVGQSSPHTTNAEQGYRDADSLHYAALRVNQTKQSRRLKDDAMSECVYSSVKQ from the exons ATGACACCTCCGAAGCTTGTCTTCTATCTGACATGCCTCTTCTTGGTGGAATTTG CTCAGATGAATCATCTGAAACAACCCAGGAATTTGCATCAAGAGAAAGGATTTGTATCTGCTAAAGTTGGAGACGCGTTGATTTTGCGATGTGTTCATGACAGTGATGCTACAACGTATTACTGGTACAAGCAACAACTGGGACAGAAGCTACAGCTGATCGCTAATACCTATAAATTTGACAAAAATGGAACTTTTTATGATGAGTTCAAGGACAATCCACGCTTTACACTGGAAACTAAAGTTGGTATAAACTACTTACAGATTTCCAACATACAAATCACCGATACAGCAACTTACTTCTGTGCAAGTGGTCTTTCATATATGTTTGAATTTGGAGAGGGTACCAAAGTCATTGTAAAGAGTCAAGGTTTGAGCATCAAAGCTTTAGTCCAGCAGTCTGCTTCTGAAACCATCCAGCCTGGAGGCTCTGTGACTCTAAACTGTACAGTACACACTGGGACCTGTGATGGAGAACGCAGCATTTACTGGttcaaaaaaacagaagaatctCAACATCCAGGACTCATTTACACCCATGGAGGCGGGAATGATCAGTGCGAGAGAAAAACTCAAACTCAAACTAACACCTGCGTCTACACCCTGCCGATGAATGGTCTAAATCTGTCTCATGCTGGGACCTACTACTGTGCTGTTGCCTCATGTGGACACATACTGTTTGGAAAGGGGACAAAACTGGACTTTGAAC GGGAGGTGGAGTCATGGCGTTTAGTGTATTTTTTGGGTGGTGCTTTGATAGTCATCATGATTCTTTCTGGCTTTCTGGCTTTCCTGATATGCAAGATGAATGGGAGAAACTGCTGCCAATATTCAG AGTCTCATGTAGGACAGTCATCTCCCCACACAACCAATGCAGAG CAGGGTTACCGAGATGCAGACAGCCTGCATTATGCTGCTTTACGTGTAAACCAGACAAAACAATCAAGAAGACTTAAGGATGACGCcatgagtgaatgtgtgtactccAGTGTAAAGCAATGa
- the LOC102081666 gene encoding uncharacterized protein LOC102081666 isoform X2 has product MTPPKLVFYLTCLFLVEFAQMNHLKQPRNLHQEKGFVSAKVGDALILRCVHDSDATTYYWYKQQLGQKLQLIANTYKFDKNGTFYDEFKDNPRFTLETKVGINYLQISNIQITDTATYFCASGLSYMFEFGEGTKVIVKSQGLSIKALVQQSASETIQPGGSVTLNCTVHTGTCDGERSIYWFKKTEESQHPGLIYTHGGGNDQCERKTQTQTNTCVYTLPMNGLNLSHAGTYYCAVASCGHILFGKGTKLDFEREVESWRLVYFLGGALIVIMILSGFLAFLICKMNGRNCCQYSESHVGQSSPHTTNAEGYRDADSLHYAALRVNQTKQSRRLKDDAMSECVYSSVKQ; this is encoded by the exons ATGACACCTCCGAAGCTTGTCTTCTATCTGACATGCCTCTTCTTGGTGGAATTTG CTCAGATGAATCATCTGAAACAACCCAGGAATTTGCATCAAGAGAAAGGATTTGTATCTGCTAAAGTTGGAGACGCGTTGATTTTGCGATGTGTTCATGACAGTGATGCTACAACGTATTACTGGTACAAGCAACAACTGGGACAGAAGCTACAGCTGATCGCTAATACCTATAAATTTGACAAAAATGGAACTTTTTATGATGAGTTCAAGGACAATCCACGCTTTACACTGGAAACTAAAGTTGGTATAAACTACTTACAGATTTCCAACATACAAATCACCGATACAGCAACTTACTTCTGTGCAAGTGGTCTTTCATATATGTTTGAATTTGGAGAGGGTACCAAAGTCATTGTAAAGAGTCAAGGTTTGAGCATCAAAGCTTTAGTCCAGCAGTCTGCTTCTGAAACCATCCAGCCTGGAGGCTCTGTGACTCTAAACTGTACAGTACACACTGGGACCTGTGATGGAGAACGCAGCATTTACTGGttcaaaaaaacagaagaatctCAACATCCAGGACTCATTTACACCCATGGAGGCGGGAATGATCAGTGCGAGAGAAAAACTCAAACTCAAACTAACACCTGCGTCTACACCCTGCCGATGAATGGTCTAAATCTGTCTCATGCTGGGACCTACTACTGTGCTGTTGCCTCATGTGGACACATACTGTTTGGAAAGGGGACAAAACTGGACTTTGAAC GGGAGGTGGAGTCATGGCGTTTAGTGTATTTTTTGGGTGGTGCTTTGATAGTCATCATGATTCTTTCTGGCTTTCTGGCTTTCCTGATATGCAAGATGAATGGGAGAAACTGCTGCCAATATTCAG AGTCTCATGTAGGACAGTCATCTCCCCACACAACCAATGCAGAG GGTTACCGAGATGCAGACAGCCTGCATTATGCTGCTTTACGTGTAAACCAGACAAAACAATCAAGAAGACTTAAGGATGACGCcatgagtgaatgtgtgtactccAGTGTAAAGCAATGa
- the LOC109196196 gene encoding uncharacterized protein LOC109196196 isoform X2, whose product MTPPKLVFYLTCLFLVEFTQMNHLKQPRNLHQEKGFISAKVGDTLILRCFHDSDAAKYYWYKQLLGQKLQLISNTYKFDKNGTFYDEFKDNPRFTLETDVGINHLQISNVQITDTATYFCASGLSFVFEFGEGTKVIVKSQGLSIKALVQQSASETIQPGGSVTLNCTVHTGTCDGERSIYWFKKTEESQHPGLIYTHGGGNDQCERKTQTQTNTCVYTLPMNGLNLSHAGTYYCAVASCGHILFGKGTKLDFERNVESLGLVYFLGGALIFVMILSGFLAFLICKMNGRNCCQYSESHVGQSSPHTTNAEGYRDADSLHYAALRVNQTKQSRRLKDDTMSECVYSSVKQ is encoded by the exons ATGACACCTCCGAAGCTTGTCTTCTATCTGACATGCCTCTTCTTGGTGGAATTTA CTCAGATGAATCATTTAAAACAACCCAGAAATTTGCATCAAGAGAAAGGATTTATATCTGCTAAAGTTGGAGACACGTTGATTTTGCGATGTTTTCATGACAGTGATGCTGCAAAGTATTACTGGTACAAGCAACTACTGGGACAGAAGCTACAGCTGATCTCTAATACCTATAAATTTGACAAAAATGGAACTTTTTATGATGAGTTCAAGGACAATCCACGCTTTACACTGGAAACTGATGTGGGTATAAATCACTTACAAATTTCCAACGTACAAATCACAGATACAGCAACTTACTTCTGTGCAAGTGGTCTTTCATTTGTGTTTGAATTTGGAGAGGGTACCAAAGTCATTGTAAAGAGTCAAGGTTTGAGCATCAAAGCTTTAGTCCAGCAGTCTGCTTCTGAAACCATCCAGCCTGGAGGCtctgtgactttaaactgtACAGTACACACTGGGACCTGTGATGGAGAACGCAGCATTTACTGGttcaaaaaaacagaagaatctCAACATCCAGGACTCATTTACACCCATGGAGGCGGGAATGATCAGTGCGAGAGAAAAACTCAAACACAAACTAACACCTGCGTCTACACCCTGCCGATGAATGGTCTGAATCTGTCTCATGCTGGGACCTACTACTGTGCTGTTGCCTCATGTGGACACATACTGTTTGGAAAGGGGACAAAACTGGACTTTGAAC GGAACGTGGAGTCACTGGGTTTAGTGTATTTTTTGGGTGGTGCTTTGATATTCGTCATGATTCTTTCTGGCTTTCTGGCTTTCCTGATATGCAAGATGAATGGGAGAAACTGCTGCCAATATTCAG AGTCTCATGTAGGACAGTCATCTCCCCACACAACCAATGCAGAG GGTTACCGAGATGCAGACAGCCTGCATTATGCTGCTTTACGTGTAAACCAGACAAAACAATCAAGACGACTTAAGGATGACACcatgagtgaatgtgtgtactccAGTGTAAAGCAATGa
- the LOC109196196 gene encoding uncharacterized protein LOC109196196 isoform X1, whose translation MTPPKLVFYLTCLFLVEFTQMNHLKQPRNLHQEKGFISAKVGDTLILRCFHDSDAAKYYWYKQLLGQKLQLISNTYKFDKNGTFYDEFKDNPRFTLETDVGINHLQISNVQITDTATYFCASGLSFVFEFGEGTKVIVKSQGLSIKALVQQSASETIQPGGSVTLNCTVHTGTCDGERSIYWFKKTEESQHPGLIYTHGGGNDQCERKTQTQTNTCVYTLPMNGLNLSHAGTYYCAVASCGHILFGKGTKLDFERNVESLGLVYFLGGALIFVMILSGFLAFLICKMNGRNCCQYSESHVGQSSPHTTNAEQGYRDADSLHYAALRVNQTKQSRRLKDDTMSECVYSSVKQ comes from the exons ATGACACCTCCGAAGCTTGTCTTCTATCTGACATGCCTCTTCTTGGTGGAATTTA CTCAGATGAATCATTTAAAACAACCCAGAAATTTGCATCAAGAGAAAGGATTTATATCTGCTAAAGTTGGAGACACGTTGATTTTGCGATGTTTTCATGACAGTGATGCTGCAAAGTATTACTGGTACAAGCAACTACTGGGACAGAAGCTACAGCTGATCTCTAATACCTATAAATTTGACAAAAATGGAACTTTTTATGATGAGTTCAAGGACAATCCACGCTTTACACTGGAAACTGATGTGGGTATAAATCACTTACAAATTTCCAACGTACAAATCACAGATACAGCAACTTACTTCTGTGCAAGTGGTCTTTCATTTGTGTTTGAATTTGGAGAGGGTACCAAAGTCATTGTAAAGAGTCAAGGTTTGAGCATCAAAGCTTTAGTCCAGCAGTCTGCTTCTGAAACCATCCAGCCTGGAGGCtctgtgactttaaactgtACAGTACACACTGGGACCTGTGATGGAGAACGCAGCATTTACTGGttcaaaaaaacagaagaatctCAACATCCAGGACTCATTTACACCCATGGAGGCGGGAATGATCAGTGCGAGAGAAAAACTCAAACACAAACTAACACCTGCGTCTACACCCTGCCGATGAATGGTCTGAATCTGTCTCATGCTGGGACCTACTACTGTGCTGTTGCCTCATGTGGACACATACTGTTTGGAAAGGGGACAAAACTGGACTTTGAAC GGAACGTGGAGTCACTGGGTTTAGTGTATTTTTTGGGTGGTGCTTTGATATTCGTCATGATTCTTTCTGGCTTTCTGGCTTTCCTGATATGCAAGATGAATGGGAGAAACTGCTGCCAATATTCAG AGTCTCATGTAGGACAGTCATCTCCCCACACAACCAATGCAGAG CAGGGTTACCGAGATGCAGACAGCCTGCATTATGCTGCTTTACGTGTAAACCAGACAAAACAATCAAGACGACTTAAGGATGACACcatgagtgaatgtgtgtactccAGTGTAAAGCAATGa
- the LOC100690577 gene encoding uncharacterized protein LOC100690577, which produces MEVFYIGQDLLITMTSLNFALICLFFWKIDRVTNLQLSSNVRQESGFISANVGDNVTLRCFYEGDVAAMFYWYKQTLGQKPKLISSFYKHDINGTFNGEFKNNPRFSLDSKNGKNHLTISNIQMSDSATYYCISCYAYKFEFAEGTSIHVKGSGLNLQTSVHQLSSATVEPGASLTLNCTVHTGTCDEEHSVYWFKSSEKSHPGLIYTDGGGNNRCERKTNTQTNMCVYSLPIKSLNLSDKGMYYCAVASCGHILFGNGTKLDLEDEVTFPDFLVNVLSGALAFTITLSLLMGFLLFKMNKESQARCSDASTANAEGYRDADNLHYAAVQTQKFNRQRRQMNDTMNQCVYSSVRQQI; this is translated from the exons ATGGAGGTTTTCTACATTGGTCAAGACCTTTTGATCACAATGACATCTCTGAATTTTGCTTTGATTTGCCTCTTCTTCTGGAAAATTG ACCGGGTAACTAATTTACAGCTCTCCTCAAATGTTCGTCAAGAGAGTGGCTTTATATCAGCTAATGTTGGGGACAATGTAACTTTGCGATGTTTCTACGAAGGTGATGTAGCAGCTATGTTTTACTGGTACAAACAAACCCTGGGACAAAAGCCAAAGCTCATCTCTAGCTTCTACAAACATGACATAAATGGCACTTTTAACGGGGAATTCAAGAACAATCCAAGATTCTCTTTGGACAGTAAAAATGGAAAGAACCACTTGACAATCTCGAATATACAAATGTCTGACTCAGCAACTTATTACTGCATAAGCTGCTATGCTTACAAGTTTGAATTTGCAGAGGGTACCAGTATCCATGTAAAGGGTTCAGGTTTGAACCTTCAAACTTCAGTCCATCAGCTGTCTTCTGCGACCGTCGAGCCAGGAGCCTCTTTGACTCTGAACTGTACAGTCCACACTGGGACTTGTGATGAAGAACACAGTGTTTACTGGTTCAAAAGCTCAGAAAAATCTCATCCAGGACTCATTTACACTGATGGGGGCGGGAACAATCGCTGTGAGAGGAAAactaacacacaaacaaacatgtgtGTCTACAGTTTGCCAATAAAGAGCCTGAATTTATCTGATAAGGGGATGTACTACTGTGCTGTCGCCTCTTGTGGACACATACTGTTTGGAAATGGGACCAAGCTGGACTTGGAGG ATGAGGTGACCTTTCCTGACTTTCTTGTGAATGTTTTAAGTGGAGCTTTGGCATTCACCATCACTTTGAGTCTTTTAATGGGTTTTCTACTATTCAAGATGAATAAAG AGTCACAAGCAAGATGTTCAGATGCCTCCACAGCTAATGCAGAG GGATACCGAGATGCAGACAACCTTCACTATGCTGCCGTACAGACACAAAAGTTCAACCGACAAAGAAGACAGATGAATGACACCATGAATCAATGTGTGTACTCCAGTGTAAGGCAGCAGATTTGA
- the LOC100697887 gene encoding uncharacterized protein LOC100697887 isoform X2: protein MMPLKFALCLTCLALGSVAQKTNLKSSVYVRQESGFVSANVGDKVTLQCFYEEEAVMFYWYKQSLGRKPKLVSKFYKHEKNGTFYSEFENNSRFSLDTGNGNNHLIISDIQILDSATYYCIGIYVYDFEFAEGVTVSVEGSGMNIRTLLHQSEPMVPSESIQPGGSALNCIIHKHTCDGGHRVYWFQDSAESHPGLIYANGVRSDEYEKRPMTQTHACFYNLPMKSHNLSDASSYCAVASCGRILFGDRKELHLEPLTINIKMKRQSSDSQAGSADASTPNTEGYQDSDNLHYAALRDHKVNRSKRQRDNTNTECLYSSVKQ from the exons ATGATGCCTCTAAAGTTTGCTTTGTGTCTGACATGCCTGGCACTGGGTAGTGTAG ctcagaagacTAACCTGAAGTCCTCAGTTTATGTGCGTCAAGAAAGTGGTTTTGTGTCGGCTAATGTTGGTGACAAAGTGACTTTGCAATGTTTCTACGAAGAAGAGGCAGTGATGTTTTACTGGTATAAACAATCTCTGGGACGGAAACCAAAGCTTGTGTCTAAATTttataaacatgaaaaaaatggcACGTTTTACAGTGAGTTTGAAAACAATTCTCGTTTCTCACTAGACACTGGAAATGGTAACAATCACTTGATCATTTCAGATATACAGATTTTGGACTCAGCTACTTATTACTGCATTGGTATCTATGTATACGATTTTGAATTTGCTGAAGGTGTTACTGTCAGTGTAGAAGGTTCAGGGATGAACATCCGAACTTTGCTCCATCAGTCTGAGCCGATGGTTCCATCTGAAAGTATTCAGCCTGGaggctctgctctgaactgtATTATACACAAACATACCTGTGATGGAGGCCACAGAGTTTACTGGTTCCAGGACTCTGCCGAATCTCATCCTGGACTCATTTATGCCAATGGAGTCAGGAGTGATGAGTATGAGAAGAGGCCtatgacacaaacacacgccTGCTTCTACAACTTACCCATGAAAAGTCATAATCTGTCTGATGCTTCGAGCTACTGTGCTGTTGCCTCATGTGGACGCatattgtttggagacaggAAAGAGCTCCACTTAGAGC CACTGACGATTAATATCAAAATGAAACGCCAAAgttcag ACTCTCAAGCAGGATCTGCAGATGCCTCAACTCCAAATACAGAA GGTTACCAAGATTCGGACAACCTTCATTATGCTGCTTTGAGGGACCACAAGGTCAACCGATCCAAGAGACAAAGAGACAACACAAACACCGAATGTTTGTACTCCAGTGTCAAACAGTAA
- the LOC100697887 gene encoding uncharacterized protein LOC100697887 isoform X1, whose protein sequence is MMPLKFALCLTCLALGSVAQKTNLKSSVYVRQESGFVSANVGDKVTLQCFYEEEAVMFYWYKQSLGRKPKLVSKFYKHEKNGTFYSEFENNSRFSLDTGNGNNHLIISDIQILDSATYYCIGIYVYDFEFAEGVTVSVEGSGMNIRTLLHQSEPMVPSESIQPGGSALNCIIHKHTCDGGHRVYWFQDSAESHPGLIYANGVRSDEYEKRPMTQTHACFYNLPMKSHNLSDASSYCAVASCGRILFGDRKELHLEHEHSVVLVYFLSGALIFTIILLLILSYAALTINIKMKRQSSDSQAGSADASTPNTEGYQDSDNLHYAALRDHKVNRSKRQRDNTNTECLYSSVKQ, encoded by the exons ATGATGCCTCTAAAGTTTGCTTTGTGTCTGACATGCCTGGCACTGGGTAGTGTAG ctcagaagacTAACCTGAAGTCCTCAGTTTATGTGCGTCAAGAAAGTGGTTTTGTGTCGGCTAATGTTGGTGACAAAGTGACTTTGCAATGTTTCTACGAAGAAGAGGCAGTGATGTTTTACTGGTATAAACAATCTCTGGGACGGAAACCAAAGCTTGTGTCTAAATTttataaacatgaaaaaaatggcACGTTTTACAGTGAGTTTGAAAACAATTCTCGTTTCTCACTAGACACTGGAAATGGTAACAATCACTTGATCATTTCAGATATACAGATTTTGGACTCAGCTACTTATTACTGCATTGGTATCTATGTATACGATTTTGAATTTGCTGAAGGTGTTACTGTCAGTGTAGAAGGTTCAGGGATGAACATCCGAACTTTGCTCCATCAGTCTGAGCCGATGGTTCCATCTGAAAGTATTCAGCCTGGaggctctgctctgaactgtATTATACACAAACATACCTGTGATGGAGGCCACAGAGTTTACTGGTTCCAGGACTCTGCCGAATCTCATCCTGGACTCATTTATGCCAATGGAGTCAGGAGTGATGAGTATGAGAAGAGGCCtatgacacaaacacacgccTGCTTCTACAACTTACCCATGAAAAGTCATAATCTGTCTGATGCTTCGAGCTACTGTGCTGTTGCCTCATGTGGACGCatattgtttggagacaggAAAGAGCTCCACTTAGAGC ATGAGCACTCTGTTGTCTTGGTGTATTTCCTGAGTGGAGCGTTGATATTTACCATTATCCTGCTGCTTATACTGTCATATGCAGCACTGACGATTAATATCAAAATGAAACGCCAAAgttcag ACTCTCAAGCAGGATCTGCAGATGCCTCAACTCCAAATACAGAA GGTTACCAAGATTCGGACAACCTTCATTATGCTGCTTTGAGGGACCACAAGGTCAACCGATCCAAGAGACAAAGAGACAACACAAACACCGAATGTTTGTACTCCAGTGTCAAACAGTAA